One segment of Meleagris gallopavo isolate NT-WF06-2002-E0010 breed Aviagen turkey brand Nicholas breeding stock chromosome 8, Turkey_5.1, whole genome shotgun sequence DNA contains the following:
- the LOC104912068 gene encoding protein FAM53B-like, which translates to MTQNRQTFNSLSSLSNAAEDNTQRLPTTQPWTTAPHSPEVMPGRTPACTPVPEPRTRGEEHGASRDDLSCEESDEGGGKEEDGTPWQGGGAGTQSPFQLDGEIDIEQIENN; encoded by the coding sequence AACCGCCAGACTTTCAACAGCCTTAGCAGCCTTAGCAACGCAGCAGAGGACAACACCCAGCGGCTCCCCACCACCCAACCATGGACCACAGCCCCCCACTCCCCGGAGGTGATGCCGGGCAGGACCCCCGCCTGCACCCCAGTGCCAGAGCCACGCACACGGGGCGAGGAGCATGGGGCGAGCCGGGACGACCTGTCCTGTGAGGAGTCCGATGAGGGtggtgggaaggaggaggatggGACCCCGTGGCAGGGCGGTGGGGCGGGCACCCAGAGCCCCTTCCAGCTGGATGGAGAAATAGACATCGAGCAGATCGAAAACAACTGA
- the FAM53B gene encoding protein FAM53B: MVMILTKTRENKGADSVTCRTELHTPKMSQGPTLFSCGIMENDRWGDLSRKCPLQIEQPGTSIWDCLADKGEEGTLWPREATSTCSVTNLIKELSLSDPHSNPSAPPSKRQCRSLSFSDEMSSCRTSWRPLGSKVWTPVEKRRCYSGGSVQRYSNGSATMQRSSSF, translated from the exons ATGGTGATGATCTTAACCAAAACTCGGGAAAACAAAGGTGCTGACTCTGTAACATGCAGGACTGAGCTG CACACTCCAAAGATGAGTCAAGGACCTACCCTCTTCTCTTGTGGCATTATGG AAAATGACAGATGGGGAGACCTCAGCAGGAAATGTCCACTGCAGATCGAGCAGCCGGGCACCAGCATCTGGGACTGCCTGGCCGACAAGGGCGAGGAGGGCACGCTGTGGCCACGGGAAGCCACCAGCACCTGCTCGGTGACCAACCTCATCAAAGAGCTCAGCCTCAGTGATCCTCACAGCAACCCATCGGCGCCGCCCAGCAAGCGCCAGTGCCGCTCGCTGTCTTTTTCGGATGAAATGTCCAGCTGTAGGACATCATGGAGACCTTTGGGCTCCAAGGTCTGGACGCCAGTTGAGAAGAGGCGGTGTTACAGCGGGGGGAGCGTCCAGCGCTACTCCAACGGCTCGGCCACCATGCAGAGGAGCTCCAGCTTC